One genomic region from uncultured Subdoligranulum sp. encodes:
- a CDS encoding ABC transporter ATP-binding protein: protein MSEKILEIQDERLSFFTPAGEVKALNGVSFTMNQGDVLGIVGESGSGKSVTAYSIMGLTAYPGRLVGGKVWFNGHQIDEMTEKEFRKIRGNEVSIIFQDPMTSLNPVYTIGNQIVEVILLHTKKTKKEAWERAKELLELVGINEPDRRLKQYPHELSGGMRQRVMIAIALACEPKLLIADEPTTALDVTIQAQILELMQDLRKKLGMSIIMITHDLGVVASMCEKIAVMYAGHIVEYGTTDEIFYNPKHEYTKGLINSIPKLNATEKERLVPIEGTPVDLLNPPAGCPFAPRCKSCMKICLREMPPRTELSDTHYTYCWLRQKEEFEKGGKAE from the coding sequence ATGAGCGAAAAGATTCTTGAAATTCAGGACGAACGCCTGTCTTTCTTCACCCCCGCCGGTGAGGTCAAGGCGCTGAACGGCGTGTCCTTCACGATGAACCAGGGCGATGTGCTGGGCATCGTGGGCGAGTCCGGCTCCGGCAAGTCGGTGACCGCCTACTCCATCATGGGCCTGACGGCCTATCCCGGCCGCCTGGTGGGCGGCAAGGTGTGGTTCAACGGCCACCAGATCGATGAGATGACCGAGAAGGAATTCCGCAAGATCCGCGGCAACGAAGTCTCCATCATCTTCCAGGACCCCATGACCAGCCTGAACCCGGTGTACACCATCGGCAACCAGATCGTGGAAGTGATCCTGCTCCACACCAAAAAGACCAAGAAGGAAGCCTGGGAGCGCGCCAAGGAGCTGCTGGAGCTGGTGGGCATCAACGAGCCGGACCGCCGCCTGAAGCAGTATCCCCATGAGCTGTCCGGCGGTATGCGCCAGCGCGTGATGATCGCCATCGCCCTGGCCTGCGAGCCCAAGCTGCTCATCGCCGACGAGCCCACCACCGCCCTGGACGTGACCATCCAGGCCCAGATCCTGGAACTGATGCAGGACCTGCGCAAGAAGCTGGGCATGAGCATCATCATGATCACCCATGACCTGGGCGTGGTGGCCTCCATGTGCGAGAAGATCGCCGTCATGTACGCCGGCCACATCGTGGAGTACGGCACCACCGACGAGATCTTCTACAACCCCAAGCATGAATACACCAAGGGCCTGATCAACTCCATCCCCAAGCTGAACGCCACCGAGAAGGAGCGCCTGGTGCCCATCGAAGGCACCCCCGTGGACCTGTTGAATCCGCCGGCGGGCTGCCCCTTTGCGCCGCGGTGCAAGAGCTGCATGAAGATCTGCCTGCGGGAGATGCCGCCCCGCACCGAGCTGAGCGACACCCATTACACCTATTGCTGGCTGCGCCAGAAAGAAGAATTTGAGAAGGGAGGCAAAGCCGAATGA
- a CDS encoding Gp15 family bacteriophage protein, with protein MTGSWGLPTQAVIEDRVYEIHTDFRDILELLRWLDGNADPTLDRGERWYVAMRLFYPDFAAMPRQDWPAATRFLTEFLAAGRPEPAAGTPRLMDWQQDAPLIAAGISRVAGQDVRALPYLHWWSFLGWFDAIGEGTFATVVAIRDKLRRGKKLEPWELDFYRTHRAAVDLRPAPDPAADAEKQRLLARLGA; from the coding sequence ATGACCGGGTCCTGGGGCCTGCCCACGCAGGCGGTCATCGAGGACCGGGTCTACGAGATCCACACCGATTTCCGGGACATTCTGGAGCTGCTGCGCTGGCTGGACGGCAACGCCGACCCCACCCTGGACCGGGGCGAGCGGTGGTATGTGGCCATGCGGCTGTTCTACCCCGACTTCGCCGCCATGCCCCGGCAGGACTGGCCCGCCGCCACCCGGTTCCTGACCGAGTTCCTGGCGGCGGGGCGGCCCGAACCCGCCGCCGGCACGCCCCGCCTCATGGACTGGCAGCAGGACGCGCCCCTCATCGCCGCGGGCATCAGCCGGGTGGCGGGGCAGGATGTGCGGGCGCTGCCCTACCTGCACTGGTGGAGCTTTCTCGGCTGGTTCGACGCCATCGGCGAGGGCACCTTCGCCACGGTGGTGGCCATCCGGGACAAGCTGCGCCGGGGCAAGAAGCTGGAGCCCTGGGAACTGGATTTCTACCGCACCCACCGCGCCGCCGTGGACCTGCGCCCCGCCCCCGACCCGGCGGCCGACGCCGAAAAGCAGCGGCTGCTGGCGCGGCTGGGCGCCTGA
- a CDS encoding ABC transporter permease, which translates to MAKYVIKRVAMGIFSVFVVATLTFFIMNLVPGGPFVAEKSISAAAQQALNEKYGLDKPLGVQYVNYMNSLLHGDMGLSLKQRGRTVNQIIAEKLPVSCRTAGIAVAVALCLGIPMGCISAYNRGKWADNLIIVLATCGIAIPSFISSVLLLYTFGMNLQILPTIGLNEPAAYIMPVTALAIYPTAYITRLMRSSLLDVMGQDYMRTARAKGVSSVKILFKHALRNAILPIVTYVGPMLAALMTGSFVVEKIFTIPGLGRDFVTAITSRDYTLIMGTTILLATMVIIANVIVDILYKVIDPRIKLK; encoded by the coding sequence ATGGCGAAGTACGTCATCAAGCGCGTGGCAATGGGCATTTTCAGTGTCTTTGTTGTGGCGACGCTTACCTTCTTCATCATGAACCTGGTCCCCGGCGGACCGTTCGTGGCCGAGAAATCCATCAGTGCGGCCGCCCAGCAGGCACTGAACGAAAAGTACGGCCTGGACAAGCCCCTGGGCGTGCAGTATGTGAACTATATGAACAGCCTGCTGCACGGCGATATGGGCCTGAGCCTGAAACAGCGCGGCCGTACCGTCAACCAGATCATTGCCGAAAAACTGCCCGTCTCCTGCCGCACCGCCGGCATTGCCGTGGCGGTGGCGCTCTGCCTGGGCATTCCCATGGGCTGTATCTCGGCGTACAACCGCGGCAAATGGGCCGATAACCTCATCATTGTGCTGGCCACCTGCGGCATCGCCATTCCCAGCTTCATATCCAGTGTGCTATTGCTATACACATTCGGCATGAACCTGCAGATATTGCCCACCATCGGCCTGAATGAACCGGCGGCCTACATCATGCCGGTCACGGCGCTGGCCATCTATCCCACCGCCTACATCACCCGCCTGATGCGCTCCAGCCTGCTGGATGTCATGGGCCAGGATTACATGCGCACCGCCCGTGCCAAGGGTGTGTCCAGCGTGAAGATCCTCTTCAAGCATGCCCTGCGCAACGCCATCCTGCCCATCGTCACCTACGTCGGCCCCATGCTGGCCGCCCTGATGACCGGTTCCTTCGTGGTGGAGAAGATCTTCACCATCCCCGGCCTGGGCCGCGACTTCGTCACCGCCATCACCAGCCGTGACTACACCCTGATCATGGGCACCACCATTCTGCTGGCCACCATGGTCATCATCGCCAACGTCATCGTGGATATCCTGTACAAGGTCATTGATCCGCGCATCAAACTGAAGTAA
- a CDS encoding ABC transporter permease, with protein sequence MENLKKNPLSLHLNVDDFAPASNDEKESLVIMRDSVSFWKDGLRRLRKNKIAMVSLLVIILIAIFAYVLPMVWPYGYDEQIKYSENLAPFEYGKKELERIAAGESVFPHILGTDRNGRDFAVRLMMGTRVSMSVGLLASVLVLVIGATYGAISAFAGGWVDIIMMRITDILYTIPDILLIILLGMAIKDPLEALAQQPGFGWMQKLGPNMISIFIIFALLYWVSMARIVRSQVLTLKESEYVTAARALGASGGRIIKRHLLTNCIGTLIVTTTLQIPSSIFTESYLSFLGLGVAAPMPSLGSLATDAVKGMNTYPHLLLAPAVMISVMILVFNLFGDGLRDAFDPKLKN encoded by the coding sequence GTGGAAAATCTCAAAAAGAATCCGTTGAGCCTGCACCTCAACGTGGACGACTTTGCCCCCGCTTCCAACGACGAGAAGGAAAGCCTCGTCATCATGCGGGACAGCGTCAGTTTCTGGAAGGACGGTCTGCGCCGTCTGCGCAAGAACAAGATCGCCATGGTCAGCCTGCTGGTCATCATTCTCATCGCCATCTTCGCCTATGTGCTGCCCATGGTCTGGCCCTACGGCTACGACGAGCAGATCAAATACAGCGAGAACCTGGCCCCCTTCGAGTACGGCAAGAAGGAGCTGGAGCGCATCGCCGCCGGCGAGAGCGTCTTCCCCCACATCCTGGGCACCGACCGCAACGGCCGTGACTTCGCCGTCCGTCTGATGATGGGTACCCGTGTCAGCATGTCCGTCGGTCTGCTGGCCTCGGTGCTGGTGCTGGTCATCGGCGCCACCTACGGTGCCATCTCCGCCTTTGCCGGCGGCTGGGTGGACATCATCATGATGCGTATCACCGATATTCTCTACACCATCCCGGACATCCTGCTCATCATTCTGCTGGGCATGGCCATCAAGGACCCGCTGGAAGCCCTGGCCCAGCAGCCGGGCTTCGGCTGGATGCAGAAGCTGGGACCCAACATGATCTCCATCTTCATCATCTTCGCGCTGCTCTACTGGGTCAGCATGGCCCGTATCGTGCGCAGCCAGGTGCTGACCCTCAAGGAGAGCGAGTATGTCACGGCGGCCCGCGCCCTGGGCGCCTCGGGCGGCCGCATCATCAAGCGCCACCTGCTGACCAACTGCATCGGCACCCTGATCGTCACCACCACCCTGCAGATCCCCTCCTCCATCTTCACCGAGAGCTACCTGAGCTTCCTGGGCCTGGGCGTGGCGGCTCCCATGCCGTCCCTGGGCTCGCTGGCCACCGATGCCGTCAAGGGCATGAACACCTACCCGCACCTGCTGCTGGCACCTGCGGTGATGATCAGCGTCATGATCCTGGTGTTCAACCTCTTCGGCGACGGCCTGCGCGATGCCTTTGACCCGAAGCTGAAAAACTAA
- a CDS encoding BTAD domain-containing putative transcriptional regulator: MAKVEIRMLGGFEIRVDGQPVLAALAQSRKATALVQYLVLQRGERVSHATLTNALWGGERSTNPDMALRAILHRFRTMILQEHLTVLEDCILTSRGCYQWNPDLPCEVDVFTMEDLVMQAGLEKDPDKRLALEEQIVQIYRGRLLPLSADEPWVESSAVRLHVLYRAAMIHVLETYKKNGENEKLVELCRSAIEKNPRAERLYLELVMALETLGRPEEARQALQQGLTVGCLHHAAEPGRVGAMWRQARQADRNMENDMNRLMAALPPQNAGGAMICSFETFGQIYRMQRGIQAQYLVPVFLLLVTMVPVQARDDAETERMMQVLQELLRSCLRSCDVAARYSDTQYAVLVCGAPGQNAALLERIKQAFYGTPSHQRYLLNYNAYSPKPGQEPPRRRRSHPRKKA, encoded by the coding sequence ATGGCAAAAGTGGAGATCCGGATGTTGGGTGGCTTTGAGATCCGCGTGGACGGGCAGCCGGTGCTGGCGGCGCTGGCCCAGTCCCGCAAGGCGACGGCGCTGGTGCAGTACCTGGTGCTGCAGCGGGGGGAGCGGGTCTCCCACGCCACGCTGACCAACGCCCTGTGGGGCGGCGAGCGCAGCACCAACCCCGACATGGCGCTGCGGGCCATCCTGCACCGATTCCGCACGATGATTCTCCAGGAGCACCTGACGGTGCTGGAGGACTGCATCCTTACCAGCCGGGGCTGCTACCAGTGGAACCCCGATCTGCCCTGTGAGGTGGATGTCTTCACCATGGAGGACCTGGTGATGCAGGCGGGGCTGGAGAAGGACCCCGACAAGCGGCTGGCGCTGGAGGAGCAGATCGTACAGATCTACCGGGGGCGGCTGCTGCCCCTTTCGGCGGACGAGCCCTGGGTGGAGAGCAGCGCCGTGCGGCTGCATGTGCTGTACCGGGCGGCGATGATCCACGTGCTGGAGACCTACAAGAAAAACGGCGAGAACGAGAAGCTGGTGGAACTCTGCCGCAGCGCCATCGAGAAAAACCCCAGAGCGGAGCGGCTCTATCTGGAGCTGGTCATGGCGCTGGAGACGCTGGGCCGCCCGGAGGAAGCCCGCCAGGCCCTGCAGCAGGGGCTGACGGTGGGCTGCCTGCACCACGCGGCGGAGCCGGGCCGGGTGGGGGCCATGTGGCGGCAGGCCCGGCAGGCCGACCGCAACATGGAAAACGACATGAACCGGCTGATGGCCGCCCTGCCGCCCCAGAACGCGGGCGGGGCGATGATCTGCTCCTTCGAGACCTTCGGCCAGATCTACCGCATGCAGCGGGGCATCCAGGCCCAGTACCTCGTGCCGGTCTTTCTGCTGCTGGTGACGATGGTGCCGGTGCAGGCCCGGGACGACGCCGAGACCGAACGGATGATGCAGGTGCTGCAGGAACTGCTGCGCAGCTGTCTGCGCAGCTGTGATGTGGCGGCCCGCTACAGCGATACCCAGTATGCGGTGCTGGTCTGCGGCGCGCCGGGGCAGAACGCCGCCCTGCTGGAGCGCATCAAGCAGGCCTTCTACGGCACGCCCAGCCACCAGCGGTATCTGCTCAACTACAACGCCTACTCCCCCAAACCGGGGCAGGAACCGCCGCGCCGCCGGCGCAGCCATCCCCGCAAAAAAGCCTGA
- a CDS encoding DUF1492 domain-containing protein produces the protein MTYQEKIAWLGQYRASVRRERMLEGELEMMRDAAERVTACLSGMPGAGSDPDRLPKAVERIDETRKKLEQQIEDCVERRFAVMQVVAEVQAPDVQEVLRRRYILGQSYGDIADAMGVVLRRVYQIHRAGVLELDIQETGRNAS, from the coding sequence ATGACCTATCAGGAAAAAATCGCCTGGCTGGGACAGTACCGGGCTTCGGTGCGCCGGGAGCGTATGCTGGAGGGCGAGCTGGAGATGATGCGGGACGCGGCCGAGCGGGTGACCGCCTGCCTGAGCGGTATGCCGGGGGCGGGCAGCGACCCCGACCGGCTGCCTAAGGCGGTGGAACGCATCGATGAGACGCGGAAAAAGCTGGAACAGCAGATCGAGGACTGCGTGGAGCGCCGCTTTGCGGTGATGCAGGTGGTGGCCGAGGTCCAGGCCCCCGACGTGCAGGAGGTGCTGCGCCGCCGCTACATTCTGGGGCAGAGCTACGGCGACATTGCCGACGCCATGGGGGTGGTATTGCGCCGGGTGTACCAGATCCACCGCGCCGGGGTGCTGGAGCTGGACATCCAGGAAACGGGCCGGAATGCTTCCTGA
- a CDS encoding N4-gp56 family major capsid protein, which produces MADLNTKLSDLIDPEVMGDMVSARIPKKLRVAPFAKIDDTLAGVPGDTITVPAYTYIGDAADVAEGGEVAIEKMTTSTRKATIKKAMKGIGLTDEAVLSGYGNPVGEANTQLALAIAAKIDNDCMDALLTASLTYDGSQNTISYNGIVDAVDLFEEEMGSSDKVMFIHPKQVTQLRKSADFISADKYQPGVALTGEIGMIAGCRLVPSKKVPLAESVYTCPIVKLEADPEVDDEIPALTIYRKRDVNIETERKPKTRTTEITADEFYVAVLSNEAKVVLAKFKEA; this is translated from the coding sequence ATGGCTGATCTGAATACCAAACTCTCCGACCTGATCGACCCCGAAGTCATGGGCGATATGGTGTCGGCCCGCATCCCCAAAAAGCTGCGGGTGGCCCCCTTTGCCAAGATCGACGATACCCTGGCCGGCGTGCCCGGCGACACCATCACGGTGCCCGCCTACACCTACATCGGCGACGCCGCCGACGTGGCCGAGGGCGGCGAGGTGGCCATCGAAAAGATGACCACCTCCACCCGCAAGGCCACCATCAAGAAGGCCATGAAGGGCATCGGCCTCACCGACGAGGCGGTGCTCTCGGGCTACGGCAACCCGGTGGGCGAAGCCAACACCCAGCTGGCCCTGGCCATCGCCGCCAAGATCGACAACGACTGCATGGACGCCCTGCTCACCGCCAGCCTGACCTACGACGGTTCCCAGAACACCATCAGCTACAACGGCATCGTGGACGCCGTGGACCTCTTCGAGGAGGAGATGGGCAGCTCCGACAAGGTCATGTTCATCCACCCCAAGCAGGTCACCCAGCTGCGCAAGAGCGCCGACTTCATCAGCGCCGACAAGTACCAGCCCGGCGTGGCCCTCACCGGCGAGATCGGCATGATCGCGGGCTGCCGCCTGGTGCCCAGCAAGAAGGTGCCGCTGGCCGAAAGCGTCTACACCTGCCCCATCGTCAAGCTGGAGGCCGACCCCGAGGTGGACGACGAGATCCCCGCCCTGACCATCTACCGCAAGCGGGATGTGAACATCGAGACCGAGCGCAAGCCCAAGACCCGCACCACCGAGATCACCGCCGACGAGTTTTATGTGGCGGTGCTCTCCAACGAAGCCAAGGTGGTGCTGGCCAAGTTCAAGGAAGCGTAA
- a CDS encoding ABC transporter ATP-binding protein, with product MSEQKNLVEVQHLQQYFPAGGVGKNKRYVQAVDDVSFAIRKGETLGLVGESGCGKTTTGRTLLRLYEPTDGTIIYDGEVLFDKEKKIAVDMLPYRRRMQIVFQDPYASLDPRMTIGDIVGEGIDIHKLAANEKDRHDRIIALLERVGLNSEHANRYPHEFSGGQRQRVGIARALAVNPEFIVCDEPVSALDVSIQAQVVNMFEDLQQEMGLTYLFIAHDLSVVKHISNRIGVMYLGKLVELADSFELIAHSVHPYTRSLISAIPVADPKTARSSKRIVLQGDVPSPLNPPSGCRFRTRCPYADERCAAEVPQFKEVGPGHWAACHHLDKVAD from the coding sequence ATGAGCGAGCAGAAGAACCTCGTGGAAGTGCAGCATCTGCAGCAGTATTTCCCCGCCGGCGGCGTGGGCAAGAACAAGCGCTATGTCCAGGCCGTGGACGATGTGAGCTTTGCCATCCGCAAAGGCGAGACGCTGGGCCTCGTGGGCGAGTCGGGCTGCGGCAAGACCACCACCGGCCGCACGCTGCTGCGCCTCTATGAGCCCACCGACGGCACCATCATCTATGACGGTGAGGTCCTCTTTGACAAGGAGAAGAAGATCGCCGTGGACATGCTGCCCTACCGCCGCCGCATGCAGATCGTCTTCCAGGACCCCTATGCCAGCCTGGACCCCCGCATGACCATCGGTGACATCGTGGGCGAGGGCATCGACATCCACAAGCTGGCGGCCAACGAGAAGGACCGCCACGACCGCATCATCGCCCTGCTGGAGCGGGTGGGCCTGAACAGCGAGCACGCCAACCGCTACCCCCACGAATTCTCGGGCGGCCAGCGGCAGCGCGTGGGCATTGCCCGCGCCCTGGCGGTGAACCCCGAGTTCATCGTCTGCGACGAGCCGGTCTCGGCCCTGGACGTTTCCATCCAGGCGCAGGTTGTCAACATGTTCGAGGACCTGCAGCAGGAGATGGGCCTGACCTACCTGTTCATCGCCCATGACCTGAGCGTGGTCAAGCACATTTCCAACCGCATCGGCGTTATGTACCTGGGCAAGCTGGTGGAGCTGGCCGACAGCTTTGAGCTGATCGCCCACAGCGTCCACCCCTACACCCGCAGCCTGATCTCGGCCATTCCGGTGGCCGATCCCAAGACGGCGCGCTCTTCCAAGCGCATCGTGCTGCAGGGCGACGTGCCCAGCCCGCTGAACCCGCCCAGCGGCTGCCGTTTCCGCACCCGCTGCCCCTACGCGGACGAGCGGTGCGCGGCGGAAGTGCCCCAGTTCAAGGAGGTCGGCCCCGGCCACTGGGCTGCCTGCCACCACCTGGACAAAGTGGCGGACTGA
- a CDS encoding phage holin family protein: MQDNNLFFWLKAAATAAAGAFGAAFGWLGWLVAAWVVCMALDWLSGSAAAAAKGNWSSAAARAGIWHKSGMILVVLVAAVTDCVLGVTVEHLPMLGLDYTVLVLPVTLVWYIFTELGSIAENATAMGAPVPSWLTRLLAAGRQSADQ, from the coding sequence GTGCAGGACAACAATCTCTTTTTCTGGCTCAAGGCGGCCGCCACGGCGGCGGCCGGGGCGTTCGGCGCGGCCTTCGGCTGGCTGGGCTGGCTGGTGGCGGCCTGGGTGGTCTGCATGGCGCTGGACTGGCTCAGCGGCAGCGCGGCCGCTGCGGCCAAAGGCAACTGGTCCAGCGCCGCGGCCCGGGCGGGCATCTGGCACAAGAGCGGCATGATCCTGGTGGTGCTGGTGGCCGCCGTGACGGACTGCGTGCTGGGCGTGACGGTGGAGCATCTGCCCATGCTGGGGCTGGACTACACCGTGCTGGTGCTGCCCGTGACGCTGGTGTGGTATATCTTCACCGAGCTGGGCTCCATCGCCGAAAACGCCACCGCCATGGGCGCCCCGGTGCCCTCCTGGCTCACCAGGCTGCTGGCGGCGGGGCGGCAGTCCGCCGACCAATAA
- a CDS encoding phospho-sugar mutase encodes MQPANLYDLWRARATEDPDLIAELERVAGDAEAINDRFYRDLAFGTGGLRGVIGAGTNRMNIYTIRRATQGLADTLNASGLPKKVALAHDSRHKGELFCREAARVLAANGITAYVYPRLEPTPALSWAVRYLGCGAGICVTASHNPAQYNGYKVYGADGCQITLEMADQVLAAIGRHDYFDSPKLADYDEAVADGRIVTISDQCLSDFVDAVLALRPGNDVSHLKLVYTPLNGTGLEPVKLLLGRMGVTNVTVVPQQEKPDGDFPTCPYPNPEIRQAMETGLKLCDTVHPDLMIGTDPDCDRMGAAVPDGQGGYRLITGNEMGVLLFDYICRTRQSNGTMPKAPVAVTTIVSTDMATPIAAKYGVELRRTLTGFKFIGEQIGLLEAEGHVERYIFGFEESYGYLSGGHVRDKDGVNAVMLACEAAAYYAARGMSLLDAVNALYAEFGWYRNALHSFTFEGETGMHTMQGIMARLRAQAPADIAGYAVAGVTDYTADGTGLPKADVLEYRLANGAKVMVRPSGTEPKVKVYLSAVAESAEAADAINEKLAQAAAAWMH; translated from the coding sequence ATGCAACCTGCAAACCTCTACGACCTCTGGCGCGCCCGCGCCACCGAGGACCCCGACCTGATTGCCGAACTGGAGCGCGTCGCCGGCGATGCCGAGGCCATCAACGACCGGTTCTACCGGGACCTGGCCTTCGGCACCGGCGGACTGCGGGGCGTCATCGGCGCCGGCACCAACCGGATGAACATCTACACCATCCGCCGGGCCACCCAGGGCCTGGCCGACACGCTGAACGCCTCCGGCCTGCCCAAGAAGGTAGCCCTGGCCCACGACAGCCGCCACAAGGGCGAGCTGTTCTGCCGGGAGGCCGCCCGGGTGCTGGCCGCCAACGGCATCACGGCCTACGTCTATCCCCGGCTGGAGCCCACCCCGGCCCTCTCCTGGGCGGTGCGGTATCTGGGCTGCGGCGCGGGCATCTGCGTCACGGCCAGCCACAACCCCGCCCAGTACAACGGCTACAAGGTGTACGGCGCCGACGGCTGCCAGATCACCCTGGAGATGGCCGACCAGGTGCTGGCGGCCATCGGCAGGCATGACTACTTCGACAGCCCGAAGCTGGCCGACTACGACGAGGCGGTGGCCGACGGGCGCATCGTGACCATCAGCGACCAGTGCCTTTCCGACTTCGTGGACGCCGTGCTGGCCCTGCGCCCCGGCAACGATGTGTCCCACCTGAAGCTGGTCTACACGCCCCTCAACGGCACCGGTCTCGAGCCGGTGAAGCTGCTGCTGGGCCGCATGGGGGTAACCAACGTGACGGTGGTGCCCCAGCAGGAGAAGCCCGACGGGGACTTCCCCACCTGCCCCTACCCCAACCCCGAGATCCGCCAGGCCATGGAGACCGGCCTGAAGCTCTGCGACACCGTCCACCCCGACCTGATGATCGGCACCGACCCCGACTGCGACCGGATGGGCGCCGCCGTGCCGGACGGCCAGGGCGGCTACCGGCTGATCACCGGCAACGAGATGGGCGTGCTGCTCTTTGACTACATCTGCCGCACCCGGCAGTCCAACGGCACCATGCCCAAGGCCCCCGTGGCGGTGACCACCATCGTCTCCACCGACATGGCCACCCCCATCGCCGCCAAGTACGGCGTGGAGCTGCGCCGCACCCTCACCGGCTTCAAGTTCATCGGCGAGCAGATCGGCCTGCTGGAGGCGGAAGGCCACGTGGAGCGGTACATCTTCGGCTTCGAGGAGAGCTACGGCTACCTGTCGGGCGGCCACGTGCGGGACAAGGACGGCGTCAACGCCGTCATGCTGGCCTGCGAGGCGGCGGCGTACTACGCCGCCCGGGGCATGAGCCTGCTGGACGCCGTGAACGCCCTCTACGCCGAGTTCGGCTGGTACCGCAACGCCCTGCACAGTTTCACCTTTGAGGGCGAGACCGGCATGCACACCATGCAGGGCATCATGGCCCGGTTGCGGGCCCAAGCCCCCGCCGACATCGCGGGCTATGCCGTTGCCGGCGTCACCGACTACACCGCCGACGGCACCGGGCTGCCCAAAGCCGACGTGCTGGAGTACCGGCTGGCAAACGGCGCCAAGGTGATGGTGCGCCCCTCCGGCACCGAGCCCAAGGTGAAGGTCTACCTTTCCGCCGTGGCGGAGAGCGCCGAAGCCGCCGACGCCATCAACGAAAAACTGGCCCAGGCTGCCGCCGCCTGGATGCATTAA
- a CDS encoding glycoside hydrolase family 25 protein, producing the protein MICNGIDVSKWQGAVDWSAVKNAGIRHAMLRAGYGTAGTDPQFKRNVAGCQLHGVHWGAYWYSYATTPAAARQEAARCLQLLAGLTPELPVAYDIEYEPGILALDNAGRTALVKAFLGAVEEAGYYGILYASTDFIRNRLNWRELACYDVWAAQYGSACSCPLPYGIWQYSSKNALGVPGFGSSLDCNRFYKDYPALIRAAGKNGFAAQSAPASETRAQRLTVGPVSSEDAWTLLGACRDLGLTEAGLYRSAWADETHTTQTLTIGPVSSGDAWALMRTCQGLGLTEAGLYRSEYV; encoded by the coding sequence TTGATCTGCAACGGAATTGATGTGAGCAAATGGCAGGGCGCGGTGGACTGGTCGGCGGTGAAAAACGCCGGCATCCGCCACGCCATGCTGCGGGCGGGCTACGGCACCGCCGGCACCGACCCCCAGTTCAAACGCAACGTGGCGGGGTGCCAGCTCCACGGCGTCCACTGGGGGGCCTACTGGTACAGCTACGCCACCACCCCCGCCGCCGCCCGGCAGGAGGCCGCCCGCTGCCTGCAGCTGCTGGCGGGGCTGACCCCCGAACTGCCGGTGGCCTACGATATCGAGTACGAGCCGGGCATCCTGGCCCTGGACAACGCCGGCCGCACGGCGCTGGTCAAAGCCTTTCTCGGGGCGGTGGAGGAGGCCGGGTACTACGGCATCCTCTACGCCAGCACCGACTTCATCCGCAACCGGCTGAACTGGCGGGAACTGGCCTGCTATGATGTGTGGGCCGCCCAGTACGGCAGCGCCTGCAGCTGTCCGCTGCCCTACGGCATCTGGCAGTACAGCAGCAAAAATGCCCTGGGGGTGCCGGGCTTCGGCAGTTCGCTGGACTGCAACCGCTTCTACAAGGACTACCCCGCCCTTATCCGGGCGGCGGGAAAAAACGGCTTTGCGGCGCAGAGCGCCCCCGCCTCCGAGACCCGCGCCCAGCGCCTCACCGTGGGGCCGGTGTCCTCGGAGGACGCCTGGACGCTGCTGGGCGCCTGCCGGGACCTGGGCCTCACCGAAGCGGGGCTCTACCGCAGCGCCTGGGCGGATGAAACCCATACCACCCAGACGCTGACCATCGGGCCGGTGTCTTCGGGGGATGCCTGGGCGCTGATGCGCACCTGCCAGGGCCTGGGCCTCACCGAGGCGGGGCTCTACCGCAGCGAATACGTCTGA